In a genomic window of Jaculus jaculus isolate mJacJac1 chromosome 8, mJacJac1.mat.Y.cur, whole genome shotgun sequence:
- the LOC123462851 gene encoding keratin-associated protein 10-2-like — protein MKGLRKLRQHIITLCSAILAVQCYAVLAVQCCAVLAVLCCVGCAGCAVMFCAVQFCEVMCSAVLAVLYCAVLAVLYCAVLCCAALCCAGCGVLCCAVMCCAVMCCAVQCSAVLVVLCCDVQCSAVLCSACCDVQSCAVLCNAGCAVQCWLCCTAQCWLCCAVQCFAVLCCAVMCCAVMYWLCCAVQCSAGCAVLRSAVLCCAVLCCAVQCCAGCAVQCGAVRCKMNLAARERHYMKA, from the exons ATGAAAGGACTAAGAAAACTTAGGCAGCATATTATTACACTGTGCAGTGCTATTCTGGCTGTGCAGTGCTATGCTGTGCTGGCTGTGCAATGCTGTGCAGTGctggctgtgctgtgctgtgttggCTGTGCTGGCTGTGCAGTGATGTTCTGTGCTGTGCAGTTCTGTGAAGTGATGTGCAGTGctg tACTGGCTGTGCTGTACTGCGCAGTGCTGGCTGTGCTGTACTGTgcagtgctgtgctgtgctgcgCTGTGCTGTGCTGGCTgtggtgtgctgtgctgtgcagtGATGTGCTGTGCAGTgatgtgctgtgctgtgcagtGCAGTGCAGTGCTGGTTGTGCTGTGCTGTGATGTGCAGTGCAGTGCCGTGCTGTGCAGTGCTTGCTGTGATGTGCagagctgtgctgtgctgtgcaatGCTGGCTGTGCTGTGCAGTGCTGGCTGTGCTGTACTGCACAGTGctggctgtgctgtgctgtgcagtgctttgctgtgctgtgctgtgcagtGATGTGCTGTGCAGTGATGTACTGGCTGTGCTGTGCAGTGCAGTGCAGTGCTGGCTGTGCTGTACTGCGCAGTGCTGTACTGTGCTGTGCAGTGCTTTGCTGTGCTGTGCAGTGCTGTGCTGGCTGTGCTGTGCAGTGCGGTGCAGTGCGGTGCA aaatgaaTTTAGCAGCCAGAGAAAGACATTACATGAAAGCTTAG